One region of Zootoca vivipara chromosome 7, rZooViv1.1, whole genome shotgun sequence genomic DNA includes:
- the BPIFB2 gene encoding BPI fold-containing family B member 2 encodes MSGPYPEFGFLGMKPNKSQVSFAHRSKGGSRRCPASVSGIDHLPKPVRLRNGCTTTQKMFKLCVLSTLLCLLVSSQGSTPGTVVRVNQEALEYVCQQGKPSLLRGLMVIQIPNFMSPRTIIGSLLKVVGIRVLNAQLPHLSVKLIPRTGVQLSLSAQLHIRGSILIAPVELRVGSSILLDVRVTRSPHGFPILSVTACKSLLGDVDIILGGSNLLGFMKPLQNHIRAVLVDKMCLSLSSVVLGLNARLGTMVGLNSINPMSSLQYAMMEDPEITEDYIDLDLNAVIALMGKPLDFEPAGPLLPFSLPPPETVSDDSMVNMGLSEHLFASLFASLEQSGALNLQIGGQSSHLTTAMLEPAIPSISKRYPQAVALMLNVVVSKLPIISFHEGAAILRLSPAIQVGVAESGAYQQSQTLFTLGVVSKSTKHLFLCSPVLATCSSQGDDVSLSTKAGCRSSCWAPAVVLGSI; translated from the exons ATGTCAGGTCCTTACCCAGAGTTTGGTTTCCTGGggatgaag CCAAATAAAAGCCAAGTCTCCTTCGCCCACAGAAGCAAGGGTGGCAGCAGAAGGTGTCCAGCCAGCGTCTCTGGGATCGACCACCTCCCCAAACCAGTAAG gTTGCGCAACGGCTGCACCACAACACAGAAGATGTTCAAGCTTTGTGTGCTGAGCACCCTCCTTTGCCTCCTTGTCTCCTCGCAAGGGTCCACCCCAGGGACTGTAGTGAGGGTCAACCAAGAAGCCCTCGAGTATG TCTGCCAGCAAGGGAAGCCATCCTTGCTGCGAGGTCTCATGGTCATACAGATTCCGAATTTCATGAGCCCACGAACCATTATCGGATCACTTCTGAAAGTTGTGGG AATCCGAGTTTTGAACGCTCAACTCCCTCATCTCTCCGTGAAGCTGATCCCAAGGACTGGCGTCCAGCTGTCCCTCAGTGCCCAGCTCCACATCCGGGGCAGCAT CTTGATTGCTCCGGTGGAGCTGAGGGTGGGATCCTCCATCCTGCTCGATGTCCGTGTCACGAGAAGCCCTCATGGATTCCCCATCCTGAGCGTCACGGCCTGCAAGTCCCTTCTGGGAGACGTGGACATCATCCTGGGAGGTAGCAA TTTGCTGGGCTTCATGAAACCCCTTCAGAACCACATCCGTGCTGTCTTGGTTGACAAG ATGTGCCTGAGCCTCTCCAGCGTGGTCCTGGGATTGAATGCCAGGCTGGGCACTATGGTTG GCCTGAATTCCATCAACCCCATGTCAAGCCTCCAGTACGCCATGATGGAAGATCCTGAGATCACCGAAGATTACATCGATTTGGATTTAAAC GCTGTCATTGCGCTGATGGGCAAGCCCCTCGACTTCGAACCTGCCGGCCCTCTGCTCCCTTTCTCTCTGCCGCCCCCGGAGACGGTTTCCGACGACTCCATGGTGAACATGGGCCTCTCGGAGCATCTCTTTGCCAGCCTTTTCGCCAGCCTGGAACAATCGGGAGCCCTGAACCTCCAAATTGGAGGCCAGTCG AGTCACCTCACCACCGCCATGCTGGAGCCGGCCATCCCCTCG ATCTCAAAGCGTTACCCCCAGGCTGTTGCCTTGATGCTCAACGTGGTAGTCAGCAAGCTCCCCATCATCAGCTTCCATGAGGGCGCAGCGATCCTGCGCCTCAGTCCCGCCATCCAGGTGGGCGTGGCTGAATCCGGAGCTTACCAACAGTCGCAGACACTCTTCACCCTGGGCGTGGTGAGTAAAAGCACCAagcatttgtttctttgttctccTGTCTTGGCGACTTGCAGCTCTCAGGGAGATGATGTCTCGCTCAGCACGAAGGCTGGATGTCGAAGCTCTTGCTGGGCACCAGCCGTTGTGCTGGGCTCCATCTGA